From a region of the Candidatus Acidiferrales bacterium genome:
- a CDS encoding alcohol dehydrogenase catalytic domain-containing protein, translated as MSSTTAHIGSNSRENRASGKMLAGVYRGKGCVVCEEVPIPEIGEGEVLFRVAACGICGTDIKKIAHGFAEPPQIFGHELAGTVVEVGRGVRKFKPGDRVVSFHHVPCEKCFYCERKLFSQCSQYKKVGLTAGFTPNGGGFGQYVRAMPWIVERGMLALPADITFEEATFIEPVNTAAKAVWKARVADGEFAVVIGQGPIGMLLTGLCKLKGAEIVTTDPLPARRAASLALGATASFDPASDSIETQVRERTRGRGADVVLLAAPHPKLVVEALAMARPGGRVMLFAHNDPVLRIEFPAAAVGIEEKEILGSYSASITEQQEYAEIVFERRMPVAQLVSHRFPTERIAEALELAAHPKEDTLKVVIVHS; from the coding sequence TGGAGTGTATCGCGGCAAGGGCTGCGTTGTTTGCGAAGAAGTTCCCATTCCTGAAATCGGCGAAGGAGAAGTTTTGTTTCGTGTCGCCGCATGCGGAATCTGCGGAACCGATATTAAGAAAATCGCGCACGGTTTTGCGGAGCCTCCGCAAATCTTCGGACACGAACTTGCGGGCACGGTCGTCGAAGTCGGCCGCGGCGTGCGCAAATTCAAGCCGGGCGACCGCGTGGTCAGCTTTCATCATGTCCCGTGCGAAAAGTGCTTTTACTGTGAGCGCAAACTATTCTCGCAATGCTCGCAATATAAGAAAGTGGGCCTAACCGCGGGCTTCACGCCGAATGGCGGCGGATTCGGGCAGTATGTTCGCGCGATGCCCTGGATTGTCGAGCGCGGCATGTTAGCGCTTCCCGCAGATATCACGTTTGAAGAAGCGACATTCATCGAGCCGGTCAATACAGCGGCCAAGGCCGTCTGGAAAGCGCGCGTTGCAGACGGGGAATTCGCTGTCGTGATCGGCCAGGGGCCGATCGGCATGCTCTTGACGGGCTTGTGTAAACTGAAAGGTGCGGAGATCGTCACAACCGATCCTTTGCCGGCGCGGCGCGCTGCAAGCCTGGCGCTCGGCGCAACGGCCAGTTTCGATCCGGCATCAGATAGTATAGAGACGCAAGTCCGCGAGCGCACGCGAGGCAGAGGCGCTGACGTCGTCTTGCTTGCGGCGCCGCACCCGAAACTTGTCGTCGAAGCGCTTGCCATGGCACGGCCCGGTGGCCGCGTCATGTTGTTTGCCCATAATGATCCCGTGTTGCGCATCGAATTCCCGGCGGCGGCGGTGGGGATTGAAGAGAAGGAAATTCTCGGAAGTTATAGCGCATCAATTACCGAGCAACAGGAGTATGCTGAGATAGTGTTCGAGCGGCGAATGCCTGTGGCGCAACTGGTTTCTCACCGGTTCCCGACCGAACGCATTGCGGAAGCGCTGGAATTGGCGGCGCATCCTAAAGAAGATACTTTGAAAGTGGTGATTGTGCATTCATGA